The following is a genomic window from Benincasa hispida cultivar B227 chromosome 7, ASM972705v1, whole genome shotgun sequence.
CTTTCTTGTTTGTGTATATCCATGCCCAAAGCtatgtaataaaaaattggGTTGTACCTTAAAATTGGGTTATATATATAGCCCAATTTTACAACCTTCttgtttgtttatatatatggggctttttttaagtaaaaaattGTGTTGAGAAGTAGAGATTTATATCTACAAATCTCTTTTTACTTTAAAAGGTCATTGTTCAAATTTTCACTTCATATCCAATCTTATAttctgaaaaagaaagaaagaaaaagaaaaaaaaaagtcggaaaaaaaaagttaaaaacctACTCTGAATATCACTTCACACCTTTTTCAAATCGTCTGTAGCGTCGAAAAAAAAtggtaattaattttttaaacaattcgaaatttgaatttgacatatatgtatgcattaacttctttaattttttttttcctcttttatgtGTCCACACAAACTTGAcccatttaaatttaaaacttcCAAAttctatataataaaatttaagaataaattaaGTTCCCACCATACCCCAACAACTCGTACATATGgtagtttctaaaattttagaaaaattcgataaataaatataagaaaaattattttaaataataaaactattaaaaatatttataaataatagcaagATTTAACATTTCATTTGTAATAATGGTAGATAgacattaaaattttactatatttataaatattttgactcattttcttatatttgaaaaaattctCATATACTTTTAATTAGGTTGAACAACAATAATAGTATATATAAGCAatgaaatatatctgtgattgCACATATCACCAACCTGCATATGGAATGGATTATAAATGCGCTTATGAAGGATCTTTGCTTATTTtagatgataataataataataataaagccACAAAACAATATGATATACATTTCTCAAAGTCTGAGGATAAATAGATGAAGGTTGTTGTTGTCATAAGAGACACAAAAGCCACCGACCTTTTACGAGTTCAAGTCCTTCCAAAACTATTTAATAATCCCTCTCTatattttaattacaaaatagttacatgatcattttggttatcttaATTATATTAAAGTTTAAATACTATTCTCATCTCTCctccttttctttccttttttttttttttttattttttttagtttatatattttcaatttggtttatgGATTAaactattcatttttttaaaaaatacatacaTATGGAGTCAAAAGAtgtcaaaaaaaatatatataaagagctACCCTTTCAAATTTATGCTAAATGACCTCTTTTATGATACCCTTTGGGATTCATACTATGCAGAAGTTATAAATGAATGTGTCAAAGTATTTCAGATATTTCGGTGCACCTCTCAATATCTCATTTCTCTAATAttcttgtttttaaaaaaataaaaaataaaaaaataagtttttcattCCCATCTTGTATCTCAGAAAGATCTATTGCTGAATGGCCTTTTTTTGGTACccttttgaaatttatggatGAAGAAGAACAATGGGGTTTTCAAGGACAAATTAAAGTGACAAAATCAGGCATCTCTAGAACAACCCTAGTGATCTTTGCTTTTCCCTTTGGGCATCTAAATGTAAAGCTTTTCGCCAACAATGATGCTTCTATTTCACCTACATAACCCTTTAATagaatatcttttttttaaaataataataataataataaaaaggataaagataaaaaaaacaacatttttaaaagtataaaaactaaaatgaactaaagttgtcattttgaaaatcactttgaaacatgattttaattttgaatcttctAAACCaatttgatgatatgaaaattacaaatttgagtGACTTTGATATACATCATTCATAAATGTTGattgcatttaataataataaaagtgtatgctttgattgattttgaaattattaaaatcactttgaaataCATCTTTAATaacttaaataattttatacttttaaatgtaattttcatatcatcaatttttttttttattttgaaggaTTAAAACTATATTTCAgggtaatttaaaaaatgatcaaaGTGATTCTAACTAGAGATGTCTACGGGATGGACCGAGGCCGAggatgccattccccatccctTCCCCGCTCCCAATTCCATTCTCCATCCCATGAAATTCCCCACGGAGATCGGGGTGGAGATTCCTTGCAGGAAATttgataaattactcaaattttgacccaaaaaagttaatttatttttttaatataaagtaataaatacaatcaaaattttctcatatataatctaaatttaaatattcaatttacacatattcattatctttcccaataaataatcaaatttgaaatttaaatgtaatatttatataataataataataacataatattagataactatactaaataaatatgtagaacTTAATCGGGATAGGGACGGGGAATGGGGCAGGAACAGGAGTGGGGAtagggaatgcattccccgtccccgtccATGTTTAGCTCACGGGAATTTTTTCCCCCATTCCGTCCTTCATTTCAAGCCTAATCGGGGAATATCCGTCCCATTCGAGGCGGGGTCCCGTGGAGCCCCCGTTCCTGAAGAAATTAGACATCTCTAATTCTAACTATGACCGACGCACTCTATAACATCTtcgaaaaaaaatgtttaaagtaattttaaacctaaaaataaagattattttaaccatttaaaaattaCAGTCAAATGTACTATTCAGAATACATTGATAGTATTTAAgtctaaaatgaaatgaaactgTGGGAATAAATTGAAAGCTTTTAAGGAGCTAAATATCGGGGGGTGACGTAATTCCAATGGGCCaatgaaaagatttttttaagtttatagAGTGGGGCCTTACTCAACGTTGGCCACGCAAATATTAGGCTGCAGAATTCCCAGCCTCGTTGTGCGAAGCTGATTtgtcatttttctatttattctttacattaattaattaattaatttcttttttttttttaacctaaccaaaaaaaaaggaaaaaaaaaagctttataATTATAATGACCCCTTGACGTCTGGTCTAATGTTTTACACAAAAACAAAGCCAAAAATTTAATGATATAATAAAAGTAGACATTATATATCTAGTCAGCTTTTTCCCTAACGTCAgcctttaaaataattacccaaAAATTCGAGCCGCTACTTCTCTTTCTCAAGTAGCTGTACGATGTGTTGAAAGGTTACCCTTTTCTGTTTCCCTTCTTCATTTTGTGGAGCATAAATAAGTGAAACCCATTTTCTAATTTCtccataaaatttataattgagagaattaaagcaaaagaaagaaaaaaaaacgtaaTGGAAGTTAAGGGAGAAAGAATATTGGGAACAGTGATTCCATTTTTGGCGATGGTGAGCATGGAAGGTTGCACGATTGCATTAACAATATTGGCTAAAACAGCCATTACTTATGGAATGTctacttttgtttttgttgtctATACAAACGCTGTTGCTTCCATCATTCTTCTTCCTTATTCCTTCATCTTTCATTACAACCACAGGTTCTAATCCCattctttcctttcctttctaaTTTCCCTTAAAGTTCAAAACTTTAcctttaacttctttttttatataaactttttgCAGAATGGAATATCAACAATCTTTGTTttcctttcctcttcttctccgAGTCTTCCTCTTGGGTTTCACTGGGTTTGTCTTCTCACCCCCtttctctctcaatctctcttTAATACAAGTagttaaaaaaaacactaaattaTTTGACAGACGGTTAGAATAATGTAACCGACAAATATTTTCATATCGTTGGATGTATGAGAGATAAATGAAGAACAATATAGCATTAAGTTGAATaacttttggaaaaaaaaaatacaaaattattgtatgCATTCAGGTTGCATCTATTTATTTTGCAACTTAGTGTTATGGTTTAATTAAAATGTCTTGAAGTTGTTATTTGAAAATCTGGTTGATTGACTCTAAGGTTTAGAAAGATTGTTAtatataaactcttttaacTTTAGAGGTGCTTCTACAATCTATATTTTTTATACTTCTCTCTAATAAGAAAATCATGTAAATCTTTGAGttgattttttaattgtttaccatggttcaacaactctttgtttgtttttttccttctgTTATGTGGCGAGAGGTGGACTGAAGAGAATAATAATTCACATATGGAGTTTATGATGCAAGTAAATATtactcataattttttttcttagtttagttGGCATATCCTTTCACTGTAAGGCAGACAAGGCCCAGAACATTGAATTGTCTTTGACTTTTAAGCAATACAAAACTTTACCTAGTTTAATAATTTGGAAAGGtgaaattggttaattaattatatcatgtcACGTACCAATAGATTAATTTACTGGTATCAAAGGAAgataaaaaagtaaataatttgatttggattgttGGACTGTGTAGGATATGTATATCTCAGAACCTAGCATTTTTGGGCCTAAGCTACAGCTCTCCAATTGTTGTATGTGCAATGGGTCTTATGCTTCCAGCCATTTCCTTCATACTCTCAATCCTTCTCGGGTAAtgatttatatttcttttattaatatgaatatagttcaactgagactattaaaaaaaaggaaaaaatagaagTAATTAATTAGAGTTTGATTTTCAGGAGGACAAAAATAgagtggaaaaatcccaacTTTATTACAAAGGTAGTTGGGACAGTTATATCAGTTATAGGAGCTACATGTGAAGAGCTATACCTAGGGCCAGTTGTACGGCAACATCCATCTTCTTCTACACATTTACAATTCAAACAGAAGCTTTTGGTGTTTACTTCAACCACAGATCGTTGGATTTTTGGTGGCCTTCTATTAGCAGCTGCCACTTTATGTGTCTCAATATGGAACATTATTCaggttaataataataatatgtttttattattgttatacACAAGCcccatgtttttctttttttaacatTCTTTTTGTTGTTGTCATCATTTTTTTGGCCAGTTGGGAGTTATAAAACAATACTCACAAGTGATGAAAGTTGCCTCATTTTATAGTTCAGTGGGCACATTACTCTCAACAATTGTGGCTTACTTTGTTGTCAATGATTCAAGTGCTTGGACAATCAAATCTAACTTCGACCTCTTTCTCATTATTGCAACTGTAAGAAAAACAATGGATAAGGACTTAGGTTAATTTTGTTGTTATATAAGTAGAAACCAGACCATTCATCCTATGAAAACGATGAACTTTTGCAGGGAACTTTTAGCGGTTTGATTCGAAACCGAGTGCAAATTTGGTGCATGCAAAAGAAAGGGCCATATTACGTGCCCATGTTCAAGCCTTTTGGCATTCTTTTTGCTACCTTCTTTGGCGTCACCTTCTTTGGCGACACTTTTCATTACGGAAGGtacaattattgaaaaatactTGAGTACATCCTAAGCTGTATTTATATTTTCTGTTGTCCACttagttattatttttcatGTGACCAATTCTTCCTTCTTTGTTATTGGAGTGAACGGCAAAAAGATGAATGCAATTTAGTATGCACGGATTGGAGTGAAAAaatcttttttgttttgtttttttgttttgtgcTGATGTAAGTGAGAaaatcttctcttttttttttttgggggtaTGATTGGCAGTGTGATGGCAGCATTTATAGCTGGAATGGGGTATTTGACAGTATTGTGGGGGCAAATTAACGAAGATCGTGGAGTAGGAGAAGACAAAGATGGTGACAAGAATAATGATGATTTGTCTTCAGCTAAAGTTCCACTTCTTGATGAAGAATCAGAAGTgtaaaagaaactaaaaatatCTAAGATTGATGATCAGAAAACAGTTatttttgaatgaaattctgATCAGAATTAGGAAGGCCTTTCGCTTTCTTATTAGAAtctctctcaatctttggaGTTGAGAGCAACTGTATATAATTATCATTGTACTGTGTGCTATTTAATGGGATGCTTCTTCGTTGGTTTTCAATGTAATGGTATGATCCTTttctatttataatatattatcattcatccatgcattattcttcaatttctttgCTTTCTCATGATGGTGATATATAATAGTTCTGATCATTTGAGctgagattatatatatatatatactgcaAGTGGTTTAAgataattttgtaataataagGTTATGTTGTGATTACAAAATAAAGAGAAGCTGAATTTGATAATTTTCACTTAACATATATATTCAATGGTTGATAATCAATTATTAAAATGGAAATGATTACTATTGAGAAAATGAATTGCCTGAAGAAAAATTTGATGGGTATTTTCGAAATATATCAGAAGTTAGACCCTACTTCTAAAATGGGTAAAAAAGTAATGGGATCTAAGTACTATAAAACGATCCTATAGTTTTGGTTCCAAATTTTCCTAGTTAGAAATGCTTTAAGATTGGGTATgctaattttagttaaaattcatttttgttGAGAGTAGTACAAAAACTTTGAGAGAGTGCATGCTCTTGTGATTGAGATAATCACGGACAAAAGAATTTTGTGTGATCGTAAAAAATGATTCTTTTCCGATATGAAGTTTTCTGTATAAATTCATGGTttcttaattttgttgttttcttttaagaaatatTGTAGTAGTAAAAGTGTTTTTTCCACGAATCTAAGTGTACACATGAGGAAATATATGTGAAGattcaaactaattaattacaaattttagaGAGGGAGTAgaaatattataacaaataaactTACTTgtaaaagaaagagaataatataaagaaaatctactaaaaaaatgaataaagtaATTAGAAGATAAGAGCTTTTCATGAAGGAGGTCTTAAAGATATACAGTGTGTTCTATGTCAAAAGTATACTTGATGgtgttttgaaaaattgaacacCAGTTATATGTTTCTGTAatataaaaagttttaaataaaagtattttttggTATTATATTATAGACAAATTAAGAAAGGGTGGTTGAAATTATTTAAGTTAATATAGGGTTCATAAAAGTTGGAAACATTTCCATTCATCCACCAACCCTATGGTTTAACAGGGCTTatagtaaaatataatttctaatGAGATAGATATTTTGAGGAAGCATTtaactattatttaattaaataatcagaTCACATCTTTAGAATATTCATTAAAATAGATGTCATTCAAAAAACTCTAGTACATATATTCTGCAACTACAGCATTTCTTCAGTAACCTTTAATTTAAACTATTCTTttcccaaaagaaaaaagaaaaaagaaaaaaaaaaaaacagcctTAGGGCTTAGATCAGCTTTACCAACTCCAGGGAATCCAATCCACATACTGTTTGTATTAGGAAcatatctttcttttctttctttttaaacatTTGTCTTCTACTACCTATTTGTTAAATatgtttgagaaaaaaatattgttttcttGGGAAaaggtttaaatttttttaaaaaagaaagagttgAAAATTCACTGTGACCAGATCTTGAGAATTTTCTATTTTGGtctaatttgaaaatgtttataaacttgGTCATGCGGACGAACGAGTGGAAAATGAATGTTGATGCCTCTTGAAATTCTACAAAGTTATGTGGCAATGTTGGGTGGATGATCTGTGGCTCATTTGGTTCTCTTATTTATGTTAGGTTTTAGAAGATTTGTTAGGAGTGGTTGATCAAGTAGTTGGAGGTTCAAGTAATTATTGAAGAGTCGACCCGTCCTTCTTCTCTCCTTGTCACCCTTGCTATTATGGTTAAATCTGACTCCTAGGAGGTGATAAACTTGATTAACAACTACTCATCTGACTTCAGGTGAAGatgttgaaaattaaacatgttttaattagataagttacaaatgaattaatttatgagagttGGCAAAACTAAGGGATGGGAGTTAATTAAGTATGTTAATGTAAGAGTTAATTTATTAGAGTTTCATATGAATTAAATGTCAGATTTTAATTATTCCATGTATGTTTGTGTGAGTTATGTATTCAAATTTGCCCATGACAATGTTATAAGTAGGATTGACATTTACATTGTTGATGCAACCAAGTGTGGAGAGAAGAATACACAAAGAGAATTGAATACAAAGTGTGAACTAAGTTTGAAGAGATTTTCATACAAagtgtttttgtttcttctcaAACGATctcttgttgatttatttatttgtgagtGCCCATCACATACTTCCAACAAAGTGGTATTAGAGCCTGAGTTTGgagtttgaaaataataattactttTGTAAACGGCAAATAacaatttgatttccttccaaGTGCCTCAACTTACGAAAGAAAATTGTAGTAGCTAGTGTATTCTTATGAAAGCCCTACTTAGTTCAAGAGATGTGTGTGATATTGTTAATAATGGTTATGAAGAATCAGAAAGTGATGCGACTTTAAATCAAACTCAACGACAAACTTTGCAAAATACAAGAAAGAAAGACCAAGAGGCTCTCACCATTATTCATCAAGTTATTGACAATCCAAATTTTGAGAGGATTTCTGGAGCAACTACTGCACATCAGGCATGACAAATTTAGGATAATACTTACAAAGGAGTAGATTAAGTTAAGAAGCCTCGATTCCAAAAATTGAGAGGTGATTATGAATCACTACATATGAAGGAGTCTGAATAGATTTCAAATTGTTAGGGTGTTTGTTGTTGGAGTATGATTGGCTTATTTATTACGGGCGAAATTTGATCATGTTTATGTGATATGTTCCGTGTCGTACTAATTCTTCATTGAGATTGGCTTCTTAGATGTTGATGTGTAATGCATATTTGCTTATGTGTTTTCTTGTCCGTTGCGACATATCATACAACATGTTGTGACATTATCTGTGACATTATTATGTGATAGATAGAAAAATCTGCAGaatattttttccttatctGTCAGCAGGATTTTTCAGATTTTATGGTCTGCTATATTTTTCCTTGCAAAGttgattttattcttttcttcaaTATATTCTCAATCATACCCAAATATATATGAGGCTTTTGTTAAAGTTTAGCATTGACCAGTTTGAAGAATATTGAAACCATTGTCTTGCGTTTGTGTCGAAAAAACACAATTGTGTCAATCTATGGAATTGTGAAGTTTTTGCCATTGT
Proteins encoded in this region:
- the LOC120081673 gene encoding WAT1-related protein At1g70260, whose product is MEVKGERILGTVIPFLAMVSMEGCTIALTILAKTAITYGMSTFVFVVYTNAVASIILLPYSFIFHYNHRMEYQQSLFSFPLLLRVFLLGFTGICISQNLAFLGLSYSSPIVVCAMGLMLPAISFILSILLGRTKIEWKNPNFITKVVGTVISVIGATCEELYLGPVVRQHPSSSTHLQFKQKLLVFTSTTDRWIFGGLLLAAATLCVSIWNIIQLGVIKQYSQVMKVASFYSSVGTLLSTIVAYFVVNDSSAWTIKSNFDLFLIIATGTFSGLIRNRVQIWCMQKKGPYYVPMFKPFGILFATFFGVTFFGDTFHYGSVMAAFIAGMGYLTVLWGQINEDRGVGEDKDGDKNNDDLSSAKVPLLDEESEV